One Bacillus cereus ATCC 14579 DNA window includes the following coding sequences:
- a CDS encoding spike base protein, RCAP_Rcc01079 family, with product MSKFDEKTWRESRVTLPAQTPITQYFQDTKPNYILITNRNDTEIYLSTSAGVSKNEYAIKIPPLGRKLYSRPKTMTQVFLYQESTKEIVIDLETWEGEFEASALSQSLDTVPLTGDQVLGIVHVGNFPDKQDVLIDNFPTTQNVAGKVSVENFPAPVKTVSVDNFPTPVKTVSVDNFPTLQQVEVTNQLLPTYYKNAEIITPHDTANFSETLAITVAKTGDVALTFMNGVSVVLNLLQGTVYPFHVKQVKATGTTATGIVALRG from the coding sequence CCCGTGTCACGTTACCCGCCCAGACACCTATCACACAATATTTTCAGGACACAAAACCAAACTACATTTTAATTACAAACCGTAATGATACAGAAATTTACTTGTCAACAAGTGCCGGGGTAAGCAAAAACGAGTATGCTATCAAAATTCCGCCATTAGGTAGGAAACTATATTCAAGACCAAAAACAATGACTCAAGTGTTTTTATATCAGGAATCAACGAAAGAAATTGTAATTGATTTAGAAACATGGGAAGGCGAATTTGAAGCATCAGCATTAAGTCAATCACTCGATACTGTACCACTTACAGGCGATCAAGTGCTTGGTATTGTACATGTTGGTAACTTCCCTGACAAACAGGATGTACTCATTGATAATTTCCCCACTACACAAAATGTAGCTGGTAAAGTGTCGGTCGAGAACTTCCCTGCACCTGTTAAGACAGTATCAGTGGATAACTTCCCTACACCTGTCAAAACGGTATCAGTAGATAATTTTCCTACATTACAGCAAGTAGAAGTAACCAATCAGCTACTACCTACTTACTATAAAAACGCTGAAATCATTACACCGCATGATACAGCGAATTTTAGCGAAACGTTAGCTATTACTGTAGCAAAAACAGGTGACGTTGCTCTTACATTTATGAACGGTGTGAGCGTTGTTTTAAACCTGTTGCAAGGTACAGTTTACCCGTTTCATGTTAAACAGGTAAAAGCTACCGGAACAACTGCTACTGGAATTGTAGCACTAAGGGGGTAA
- a CDS encoding glycoside hydrolase family 25 protein: MTVIADLSHHETVDWSVTGKVLDFAILRVQDGSRVVDREYKKNVTGCKAYGVPFGNYAFCRFVSENDAKIEARDFWERGDKDAKIWFADIEQDTMSDMRAGTQAFIDELYRLGAQRVGVYVGHHKYRQYQVDKLQRVEAVWIPRYGGKKPDFPCDIWQYTETGRLQGVSGEVDLNYLNNGYTLEKLTGVPKVKANYFVTGGFNDPAAIAKMKEFMEQNGWWYEVKEG; encoded by the coding sequence ATGACAGTAATTGCTGATTTATCACATCATGAAACAGTAGATTGGAGTGTTACAGGTAAGGTGTTAGACTTTGCTATTTTACGTGTACAAGACGGAAGTAGAGTAGTAGACAGAGAATATAAGAAGAATGTAACAGGGTGTAAAGCGTACGGTGTGCCTTTTGGGAACTACGCATTCTGCCGTTTTGTATCTGAAAATGATGCTAAAATCGAAGCACGTGACTTTTGGGAACGTGGTGACAAGGATGCAAAGATTTGGTTTGCAGATATTGAACAGGACACAATGTCTGATATGAGAGCCGGAACACAAGCCTTCATTGATGAACTATATAGACTAGGCGCACAGCGTGTAGGTGTATATGTTGGACATCATAAGTATAGACAATATCAGGTTGACAAGTTACAGCGTGTAGAAGCTGTATGGATTCCACGTTATGGCGGTAAGAAGCCTGACTTCCCATGTGATATATGGCAATATACAGAAACCGGTAGACTGCAAGGTGTATCAGGTGAAGTTGACCTAAACTACCTAAATAATGGGTATACGTTAGAGAAGTTGACAGGTGTACCGAAAGTGAAAGCTAACTATTTTGTGACAGGCGGTTTCAATGATCCTGCTGCAATTGCAAAAATGAAAGAGTTTATGGAACAAAACGGATGGTGGTATGAAGTGAAAGAGGGGTGA